Within the Eucalyptus grandis isolate ANBG69807.140 chromosome 1, ASM1654582v1, whole genome shotgun sequence genome, the region CCAAGCACACCATCCTTCGCAAACCCTAATAGAGCAAAAGCCATCGTCAATGGCGAACAATCTCGCAGTGCTCCGTGCTCTCGACACCGCTCACACGCAATGGTATCACTTCAATGCGATTGTCATCGCAGGGATGGGGTTTTTCACCGATGCCTACGACCTCTTTTGCATCACCGCCATTACGAAGCTCTTGGGCCGTCTGTATTACAACGATGGAAACGGTGCGCCGGGCAAGCTGCCCCCTAGGGTCAACAACGCCATCACCGGCATGGCCCTGATCGGCACCCTGATGGGCCAGCTCGTCTTCGGGTACCTTGGTGACAAGCTTGGCCGGAAGCGGGTGTACGGTTTGACCCTAATCCTCATGGCCACCTGCGCCATCTGCTCCGGCCTCTCCTTTGGCTCAACGGCCAAGTCTGTCGTCACGACCCTGTGCTTTTTCCGGTTCTGGCTCGGCTTCGGCATTGGCGGGGACTACCCCTTGTCGGCGACTATCATGTCGGAGTACGCAAACAAGAAGACCCGCGGATCTTTCATCGCGGCAGTCTTCGCCATGCAGGGCGTGGGAATCATCTTTGCGGGGCTCGTCTCAATGACCCTGTCGAGGCTCTTCATGTGGTGGTATCAACACGATCCGCTCGACAAGCTGCCGAATTTCATCGCTCAGCCCGAGGCAGATTTCCTGTGGCGGATCGTGCTCATGCTTGGCGCCTTGCCTGCTCTTCTCACCTTTTACTGGCGGATGAAGATGCCCGAGACCGGTCGTTACACGGCCCTGGTGGAGGGGAACGCCAAGAAGGCCGCAATAGACATGGGTCAAGTCCTCGACATTGAGCTCGAAGAGGAGCAAGAGAAGGTGGCTCAATTCAAGGCGGCTAACGAATACAAAATCTTCTCGAGTGCTTTCTGGGATAAGCACGGTCTCCACCTCATAGGCACGATGAGCACTTGGTTCTTACTAGACATCGCCTTCTACAGCCAAAACCTGACCCAAAAGGACATGTTCCCAGCAATGGGTCTCATAAGACCGGCCCCTCGTATGACCGCTCTTGAAGAAGTCTTCTATACCTCGAGAGCCATGCTCCTGGTCGCGCTGCTAGGCACGTTCCCGGGTTACTGGTTCACGGTATTCTTAATCGAGAAACTCGGGCGGTTCAAGATCCAGCTCATCGGCTTCTTCATGATGTCCGTCTTCATGTTCGCAATCGCCCTCAAATACAAGGAACTCAAGGACCCGAACAAGCACGAGGGATGGCTGTTCGCAATCTTGTACGGGATGACCTTCTTCTTCGCAAACTTCGGCCCCAACAGCACGACCTTCGTCTTGCCCGCAGAGCTGTTCCCAACCCGGGTGAGGTCCACATGCCACGCTCTGAGCGCAGCGGCAGGGAAGGCGGGCGCTCTAGTCGGTGCCTTTGGGGTCCAGTCATTTACGCTGGACCAGAACACGACCAAGATCCGCGGCGCCTTGTTCTTCATGGCCTTCACCAACATGCTAGGGTTTTGTTGCACGTTCCTGGTGACCGAGACCAAAGGGCTGTCCTTGGAGGAGATATCGGGCGAAGACGACGGAGAGGACCATACTGAGGAGGGGAACTACTACAAATAAGATAGCACGAGATCGCATGGTGACGATAAAGGGTTTTgtggaagaagaataagaagaggaGATCGATACGCATGGACCAATAATCGGGAGGAGAAGCCAATAAAAGTAGCACGTGTATTAAACGGGTTTGGTTTTGTCTTATGCTGTCCTAAATGTTACCCAATCCTCTATACATAACGCACAATAAGAAACTCAAAATGTATGGACGTTTTGTTTGCTATATGAGAGctcaataaaaaaaaggtatttCGTCATTTGCATCGTGTCTTATTCGAGCTAGGgtttcttgttttcttgtttttaacGGTGGGGTCGCCAGCTTTATCAAGACAGGAATAATTCACGTACGCAAATGGCGGGCAAAATGACGCATTTGAGTGTAGTATATGTTataattatgattataattatggttaatggatcagcGTAAGctaataaattaagatacgttttttctgttcacgtatctctttttggattcatgaatttcctatagcTTTTtattcacgtatctattgaattcatgaattttttagattcatgtatcttttagttcatgtatttattaagttcacgaatctcttgaattcatgtgtctttggattcatgaatctcttgaattcgcgtatctcttgattcatgaattcgtaaatacatgcgtctatttaattcatgtattttttttttttgtacatgaactaaaaagctctataaatagataggaACATATATCTTCATGAGGGTgatggtttttggtttttccgactcaATTCCAAAAAGGCTCGGATACACTTTTACTTTTctacttttatgatttttctgagtgtgctgATTTAATTGAATGATTCAACTAAgccctgtttgcatagtgctaatccaaacaggttcaaagtgtattgtatcttgggaggcatagttcgtgaatctgcggagcacctttaataggaactaatcgccttaaggagattcggatatccgtacctcacctccaattttatatttttttttagtgataacttatttttttcttctccaaaatTGGTAAAACGAAGGATATTATAAAGttattatcatcttctttacattgatgttctgattacaacaaacagtttgtCTTCTTTGGATATATTTTTCCAACAGAATATCTAGAGGAGAGGAGAGATGAAGCTGAAGCTTCTTTTTCATTCAAAACTTTGAAGTCTTTTACAAAGAGAAATACCACCAAAATAAGATCCATAACAACCCATGATCTACATAAATCAATTACTCcactaatttttgaaaattaggacAACTAACAAACAAATTAGATAAGGctgcgtttgataacgtttctgttcaaaaattgttccacgaaacagaaatagaaaaactatttttattatggggaaaagtttttaacagaagaacgcgtttggtaactacaagaaatttttattcctagaatagaaaaagaacataaacacgtttggtaaacttgtataacttttttatttcttttaattttttaatatttttctttaaaataaaaattctcccTTTCGGCCGGCGACCAGCTGAaaagggccggcggcctcgccttggttggacGAGCTTAAGCTCACCCAGATCCaacaaggccgagctcgccctaCCTGGCGGtggcctagcgaggccgagcctggcGGTGGCCcaatgaggtcgagcctcgccggggccggcgacgctccggcgaggtcaccaACCCTCGacaccatggccgaggccaacgatcaccaaagaaaaagaataagaaaagaaagaaaatgaaaaatagagaggaaaattatttctcaaaagtgttctcaatttttcttgtttttgtttttattccaaatttgttcacgagaacaaaagtataaacaaatgcatttctattctttttttgttccccggaacaaaagaataaaaattatgtttcaaagaatagaaataaaagccaaacaaacaggccctaaatGTGCAGAAAAGGAAACACCTATTATTTCAACAATCCCTCCCTTAAACTGAAATTTGTTAACATGTAGTTTAAAGCCTTGATTTTTTTCAGCGTGCAAACACATAGTAACCTTTTGAGTTTCACAAACGACTCCATATTGAGGgccttggtgaatatatcaATAGCCTGATCTTCACTCCTACTAAATAGTAGATCAATTGTTCCATCATTGCTAAgatctctcaagaaataaaatttcacatcgATGTGCTTGTTTTTTCTATGTAGCACCGGATTCTTGGAGAGTTTGATTGCTGattgtcacaaaatattttagtaGCTCTCGATTGCTTGCATTGCAGCTCCTCAAGAATTCTCcttagccaaatagcttgacaaGCACAAGTTGTAGCAGCATCAAATTtagcttctatacttgacaatgTAACAATTGGTTGCTTCTTGGATGACCATAAAATAGCACATATCCCAAACAGAAAAGCATAACCCAAAATACTCCTCCTATTATTTTGATTTCCTACATAATCACTAACATTAAACCCCAACAAATTGGACTTTTCACCTTTTTTGTAAAGTagcccaaagtctctagttACTTCCAAGTAACGAATGATTCTCTTGGCagctaacaaatgcatttttgtaGGATTCTCCACATATCTACTAATTAAACTCACATAATACATTATATCTGGTCTTGTTCTAGTTAGATAGATCAAACTGCCCACAATTTGTTTGTAAAGTGTGTTGTCAACCTTCTTCCCTTCATGGTCTTTGTGTAACTTTAAGCCAAAGTTAACTAAAGTGTTTACAGGATTACAATCCTTCATCCGAAATCGGTTCAAAATTTCTcccacatatttcttttgagaaataaagattCCATCACCCGATTATACTACCTCTATGTTAAGAAAGTAATGCATTATACCAATATcagacatttcaaactcatccattataaacttcttgaatttttcaaacatggcatcataattttcaataaatataagatcatcaacatacaagtaAACAATGaacattttccctttatctCCAATCTTAACAAAAAGTGTATACTCAGGGATATTTCGAAAAAtcaactttaagaaaataagtctCAATACGACTATACCAAGCCCGTGAggcttgttttagcccataaagaACTTTCTTCAATTTGTAAACTTTACActcatttccaatcttgacaTAACTAAGTGGTTGTTCAACAAATATCTCTTCATCCAAATACCTATGCAAGAATGCTAATTTAACATCTAACTGGAAAATAGACCTAGAATTCAGTGCCACCAATGCAACCACCAATCTGATTGTGTAGTGTCTTGCAACTAGAGAAAAAATTTCTATATGGTCGATCTTGTATTGTTGTTTGTATCGCTTGGCTACCAAGCATGCTTTGTACTTGTCaacttcattattttaattttgttttattttgaagaccCACTTTACACCATTGGTTTTGTGTCCATTCGGAAGATTTGGTAGCTCTCAAATATCATTTCTTTTAGGGATAAGTGTAttggaaatcctaaaatttgtcatgaaaatgtaattaaatcctaaaactttcaaaaatacaattaagtcctaaaacttatcacaaagtgcaattaagtcctaaaactttcaaaaagtgcaatcaagtcctaaaactttcaaaaagtgcaatcaagtcctaaaacttattaaagtGGTTAAATCTAAGTCATTCCATTAAtcgcactttttgaaagttttaagactcggTTTCACTTTCaaaacaagttttaggattttattgaaccttttgaaaattttaggacttgattgaactttcatgacaagtttgagaacttaattgcactttttgaaagttctaggactcaattgcattttcatgataaattttaagacttctaatgcacttatccctttcTTTTAATAGCATCAATTTCAGCATCCATcgctttttatcatttttcttctttaacaaCACTCTCAAAAGTGGTAGGGtcataatctaaaaataaagcAAAGTTAGTAattgaatcttcaattccaattaCCTCATAATCTTCCATCCAAGTAAATCTTCTTCTAACACAGTGAAAAGATTGAGCTTCTTCAGACTTCAGCGACTGTTGGTGAAGTTTCAACGACTGTAAAAgttgtatttgatgaattttcaaGCATACAAAGTGCTGAAATATGCTCCAATTCAGCATCATTATCATAAAGGACATGGGTAGGCTGCTACCTATTCCAATTCCAAGTGCTTtcttcataaataaataaaaacatctCCGTTAGTCACAACCTTCTTTGTTAGTGGATTGAATAATATGTATGCTTTGGATACTTCACTTGCACCATGAAAGACACATTTTTCAACCTTGTcatcaagtttcttccttttcttatcCATGACATGGGCATACACAATGCATCCAAAGATTTTGAAGTGATCTACAGTTGGTCTTCACCCATTCCAAGCCTCTTCTAGTGTCACATTTTGAATAGCAAAAGTTGGACTTCTATTCAAAACATGAATGCTCCAATTTCCTACTTCTGACCAAAAGATCTTTAGAATTCTTTCTCTTGCCAACAAGCTTCTCACCATATCGAGAATGGTTCTATTTTCCCTCTAGGATACACCATTTTATTGTAGTATATATGCAGCTATAAGCTTTCTTCAAATGCCATGCTCTgcacaaaaacttcaaattcttttgagcaATTTTCGCCACCATAATGTGTTCGAAGGGTCTTAATGGTCTTTCCtacttcattttccacaaaGCTTTGAAGCTTTTAAATGTAGAGAAAGCTTCtaatttttcctataaaaaataaactcaatttttctagaaaaatcatcaatgaaggtaaGTAAGTATCTTTTAACTCCATTAGAATATGGGTTTATGAGACCACAGATGTCCAAATGCACCAATTGCAGAACATCATTTACTCTCCATGACTTGCCTTTGGGAAAttaaaaacaatgttgtttgCTAACAACACATTTGTCACAAACTTGGGAATGAGTAGTAATCTGAGGAAGACCTGTCACTATGTTTTTCTGTTGAAGGGTCTTCGATCCACCAAAACTCAAGTGGCCATAGCGAAAATGTGACAAGCATGAGAAATCTTTCATTTTAGCCATCAAAcaagattgaatattttcaatctttaataAAAACAATCTATTTGAACTCATCTAAATAACTATAATAGCACCTCtaacaaaattataaatttcacAAACACCCTTATTAATAGTGATAACAAAACTCTTTTCTTGTAACTGACTAGCACTCAATAAGTTACTTTTCAAGTCAGGAACATACAACACATTAGATATTGTTTCCACAAAACCATTCTTTGTTCTTATTTTAATAtcactttttctcatcattttcaaatgatccccaaaactcataataaaatgaaaatcttcatttagataagaaaaagaacacTTACTCCCACTCATGTGGTTACTGCAGCTTGTATCCACATACCAAATGTCTGACTTGGgtttcttttcatcttgaacagccatcaacaatgtttctgctttcttcttttcaacaaaatttgaactctttgcattttctttatcATTAGGTAGCCTAGTATAAGATTTAGATGCATGATGACCAAATTTATCACATCCAAACCAAAGCACTCTATCTTGGATTTGTCAAGAACCCgtcctttgcctttgccttgaaATAGATCATTATTGGCTTTGAAATTCCTACTGTTGGAATGAGTATTGGTAGAAGCCTTCCATGTTTGCTCCTCTACTTTTGAATTTCTATTCATCTTCTGTTCATAGACTAATAATGAGctttgcaattcatcaagagagagtgcatctatgtctttcgactcttcaattgagcagacaacataattaaactttGATGTGGGGAACGCAAAATCTTCTCCGCAATGGTGACTTTGTCTATCTTTTCACCATGAGATCGCATCTTGTTGTTGATCTCCATTGTTCTAGCACAATGGCTGGTGATAGATTCTCTAACCTTCATTACTAAtgtctcaaaatctcttctcaaGTCTTGAAGCTGTGCATGTTTCACCCTAACAAAGccttgatatttcttcttcatagaatcccaaatatccttggaagtttctttgcaaagaatCATTTCCAAGATGGGACGATCAATAGCTTGAAAGAGGTAATTTTTTGCCTTTAGGTCCTTCAAGTTTCTAGCTTCCAATTCTACTTTCTAGGTTTCTGTCAAAGCCGTGCTTGCTGGTGGCTCTTGAATTTCCGATTCGATGACTGGCCAATAGTCCTTTGATTGTAAAAAAGTTCTCCATTAGCATGCTCCAATGGTCATAGTGACCATCAAAGCGTGGGATGGTTGCTTGCACAAAATTGGAATCTATGGTCATTGGATAGATGAAAAAATAGATGAAAGAAATTTGTTGCTACCTCACATGTTTTTCGCTCTCAGGGTCTcaaggctctaataccactatAGAATATCTAAAGGAGAGGAGAGATGAGGCTAAAGGCTTCTTTTTCATTCAAAACTCAAAAGTCTTTTATAAAGACAAATACATAACAGAAACACCACTAAAATAAGGCCCATAACAACCCATGATATGCATAAATCAATTACTCCTCTAACTCCTAAAAACTAGGACAACCGACAACCAAATTAGTTAAACGTGCAGAAAAAGAAACGACTATTATTTCAACATTGGGTGCATGGTTGTCTTTCCTTTTGGCTGCCACACAGGCTGCATGGCAGCTTATTTACATTGCAATCGAGATGAACGAGAATCTTGGCCTTTCGTGGTGATTAACGATGAATGATAGCGCAAAAGGCTGTGTTTCCATTGCTTATCGTATCCGCCTCGTATATTAGCTTGTTATAGACTAGGTATAGTTTACGTGAGTCCTCATTCGATCCGAGGTTCTGGACTATGTTCGGAACTAAGTGCTCCTACCAATTTTAACTATGGTAGATCCGTCACTTGTCCAATTCCAATCACAACAGCATCCACAATGCATCTCACAAAGAGCTAGCGACACAATAATCGCATGATTTTCACTCACATCTAAGTTTTCGACAGTAAAAAGATGGGCGTCGCTCTCGAACTGTTGacctttgacttttt harbors:
- the LOC104415248 gene encoding low affinity inorganic phosphate transporter 4: MANNLAVLRALDTAHTQWYHFNAIVIAGMGFFTDAYDLFCITAITKLLGRLYYNDGNGAPGKLPPRVNNAITGMALIGTLMGQLVFGYLGDKLGRKRVYGLTLILMATCAICSGLSFGSTAKSVVTTLCFFRFWLGFGIGGDYPLSATIMSEYANKKTRGSFIAAVFAMQGVGIIFAGLVSMTLSRLFMWWYQHDPLDKLPNFIAQPEADFLWRIVLMLGALPALLTFYWRMKMPETGRYTALVEGNAKKAAIDMGQVLDIELEEEQEKVAQFKAANEYKIFSSAFWDKHGLHLIGTMSTWFLLDIAFYSQNLTQKDMFPAMGLIRPAPRMTALEEVFYTSRAMLLVALLGTFPGYWFTVFLIEKLGRFKIQLIGFFMMSVFMFAIALKYKELKDPNKHEGWLFAILYGMTFFFANFGPNSTTFVLPAELFPTRVRSTCHALSAAAGKAGALVGAFGVQSFTLDQNTTKIRGALFFMAFTNMLGFCCTFLVTETKGLSLEEISGEDDGVAYLHFSKLSSRK